A single Stutzerimonas stutzeri DNA region contains:
- a CDS encoding YebG family protein, with amino-acid sequence MAVEVVYRSSRDLERLFMDKAEADRHDKMLELAEALAAALHKAAPSLSEQQADDIGIFMARHRDLFAKAFKNNPEALAELPTSTDAS; translated from the coding sequence ATGGCCGTCGAAGTGGTGTACCGCAGCAGCCGGGACCTGGAGCGTTTGTTCATGGATAAAGCCGAAGCCGATCGTCACGACAAGATGCTTGAACTGGCCGAAGCCCTGGCCGCCGCCCTGCATAAGGCAGCGCCGTCGCTCAGCGAGCAGCAGGCCGATGACATCGGCATCTTCATGGCCAGGCATCGGGATCTGTTTGCCAAGGCGTTCAAGAACAATCCTGAGGCGTTGGCGGAGTTGCCG